The following is a genomic window from Thunnus maccoyii chromosome 13, fThuMac1.1, whole genome shotgun sequence.
ATTTTGGCTTAATTCAATCATATTTTGAGATATATGTCTCTAAGATTTGTGCTTCCATCCCCAGTATAATGGAAGCTtaatttgtggtgctcacaaattgcaaaagtaaaaatgcaaaaggaaCATGTCTCTCTAGAAACAGTAACCCACAGACCCCACTGTTCACACTTCATtggaacagtttttttctttcggCAGAGAAGAAATAGTCCCTTTAATAGTCCTGTGGGTTATCCAGAGTAACACGGTCACTATTTCTGGAAAGAGATGTTGAATTTGTTCTTCATCTTCATTGTATTGGGGTGGTAGCAGAAATTTCAGAGTATATCTTCAAACCTGggcaaattaaacaaaacaaaatcgaATGGCTACACACCACTAGAAGTAAGAAAGAAGTTCTACAATTCTGTAAACTTTATAAATCCTACCACATGAATGAAAAATCATCATGGCTGTGTTGAGCATTCCTGTCTTTTTAGCCGCAGTATATGGTGTTATTATGTAATCACTGTGCATGTTACAGTAGGTAGGTTGTCATACTGTGATTTTGAATACCAAAAGAAAGTCTTACTATCAGGGATGAACTGGATGAGCAGCAGAACTCCTCCCCCAATGACGAGGAACGATGACAGAAGTGCTCTTCTTGGACATTTCTTCAGGAGCCATGTCGACACAACATAGGCAGGAACCTCAGTAGTAGCTGATAAAAAACAGTTCATGAAGGGATTGCCACTAAGGTTGGAGGTGTTCAGGGATAAACCGAAATATCCAATGTTTATTGCCAtcctgaaaagaagaaaaaaagaaaattagaaTGAATAGCCCTTCCTTCTTCCTTTGATATTTGTATTAACAAGTCTAACACAGTTGGTATTTATAAACATATGAATAGATGGCTGCAGACTCACTGATTAACAAAGGCTTGTGAATTGGTAAATCAAAattgaggaaagaaaaacaataactcaccacaaaacaagacacattaGTGTGATGCATCTGATGTTCTTAGACCTCAGAATATCAAGCATGGTATATGTCCTGCTTGGAGACATTGTCTGTAGCTAAAACCAATGAAAACAAGAGAATTCATGTGGTTAAGTTTTCCAGACATACAAAAACAACCAACCTACCAAATAAGAAAAGTACCATATATGTATTGTTTGTCAGCATAATAACTTAAATAAGTTATGAAAAGATTAAATTTGATGAAGAGATAGGACTTTGGCTATGAAACTATGAATTCAGACTTCAGTAGTGATCAGGATCTGGaatatatttctgtctttctttttccagGGTCAAGAAATCAATTTCCCTTAAAATTTTGAGAAACAGGAATGATGTCACACAGGAAACAGTACAGGGACTTTGATAATTAGTATATATCAATgagattttcatttttccatGAAACTCATTTTCAACTAAAAGTTTCAAAAGGAATTCAGATGTCCTAAATATACAATGATATGGTTAATAACGATATGTGAACCTCACCTCGGATTCTTTAAAGATTACAGGCGGTGCCTCAACTTTATTTTTCCTCGCAGCCTCTCTCACTATGACCTCGGCCTCTGTCACTCTTCCCTGTGTGATCAGCCACCGAGGAGACTCTGGGATGAACCTGAGCAATCaatttttagtttagtttagtgcaAATGTCAACACAAcaggtttttcattttttttattaccacATCTGCTGTTAAAACATGGGTGCTAACTATGAGAACATTACAGTACATGAATTCACAAAATATGAGTTTAAATTTGTAtgtattcttatttttatgtGAGAAATCAGTAAGTGTTATAAGTAGCGTACCACCACAGTGGGATGTAGACCACAGACGTTGCGGACAGAACAGCAAGAAGAGTCCTCCATTCTCTGATGCCATATGCAATCCAAGGTAGTGTCATGTACCCGATGCAGTAGAAAAGGAAGGCCCCAAGAGTTGTGAAGAGCACACGCATGGTTTTACTCAATAACTCTGTTCCTGTTCAAGATAACATCATAAACATTTAGTGATGTACAAGAGATAAAGCAGCAGATAGTGACTACAGATACTAACAGTTGTCAAATTATCTATTCATGCAGGCAACAAGAATTTCTGCCTAAAGGACCATACATATGATGAGgagtattttattattcatacCTAGTACAAATGCAGAAATATAGATGGAAATCTGGGAGGCTCCAACGAAGAGGAACATGATACAGAACATCCTCCATGAATGAGAGAAGGACTGAAGCACGACTGAGACACATTGGGCCCCAAGAGAGATGAAAACAACCTTCTTCCTCCCAAAcctgaatggaaaaaaaaaaatcatcattgaAAGTAAATCACAAATGCAGCACGTTTAGAAAATACAGTGACAGTGAGATGTTGGCTTTGCTTTGTCCCTTTTTGTACTAAAACAACTAATGTTACAATAATACAGCCGTAGACAATGATCGCAAACATCAGAAACAGAGCTACCAAGAAATTTATtcatagagcacatttaaaaacaacaggagTTGATCAAAGAACTTTACAGAGAAATTTAGAAAGATTTACAGTTCCTACACTGTTAAATAGGATATAACACCCTCAAATTCAAGTTGAGAGTCAGAACTTCACCCTCATGTGTATTGTTTCATATCAGGTCCAATGTGCTGGAGTACAGAGTCAAAGTTTCCAAAATTTCAAAAACGTTTTGGTGAAACTTGGCTGTATGTAACTGAACTTAATTTTTTGTTATCCCTCCCTACAATGACCAGAAAGCTGTATTGTTGCATTgagttgaaactgttttaactTTTTGCATCTCGGTTGATGCAACAGCCAAGCAAAATACTGATATCATGTCACATGACTTTTGTTAACTGAAATCCAGTATGTATTTTCAAGGTTTATGAACTAACAGTACATACAATATAAATCTTACTGTCCTCCAGGTTAGTTAAATAATTCCTGATTTGGCACTTGGAGAAGACTTTGTACAATCAGAGGATGACCAATGAATTATGTGATGGCCAGTAAACACAATCCCCCTTTGCTAAAAATAAACTCATTGCATGTCTATAAAAATAACCATCATCATCTAGCATGCAGTCTGTCCTGTGTTGGATTGTTAAAAATAGTTTGTGTGACAGTAAAGTTGATGATGTGTATGCAACTTCCcaacaaaaacaagttacatttattgtttcattgtATAAATGCTGTTACAAGATACCGTGCCCTTGACCTCTCTGTCATTCTCCTTTCTCTCACAATGAAATCATGCAGATGGCCACAATCCAACTCCAGAACCTAAACACTACAGACTTGTTGATTGCTTTAGCCTCAAACATtagtaaatgttaaaaagaaaaatagtttaaatgGGCATTTTAACGACCATTAAGCAACATGAGTTGCACATTTGTCAACTGAGGAATGATACGACTGGTAAACCCTGCAGAGATACTCTTCACAAGCTTTGTATAAGTCTTAAGAATCATCCAATGTAACAAAGTAATCAAAAAAACTCTCAAACCTCAACCCCCCCCACTTCTCAACTGTTGGGTGTACAGTTTTCACAGCTGCAAAAGAGCCACATAGTTAAACACACAAGTGCTCCTCGCTGCTTTGTCCTGAGCGCTTTGTTTTTCTACAATCGAAGGTACACCACACTAAAGTCTGTCAGAGCTGAACCATTACCACAACTGACATCAAACACTCAACTCTACAAAACTCTCTATGTcagaaaaatacagcaccaacttgATGTACTGCTTCTGATAGCTGACTGTAAGAGTCATTGTTAGCTCAGCCAGAGACAGTACATTTGATTCAGCATCAAGCTAATTTGCCTCTGGTTTCTATGAGCAGGAAGCCTGACTAGTACATAGATagacagtgaaataaaacacaatgttatAACTATTATTTAACAAGTAACACGTATTTAGGAGCATTTAAAGTctagataaaaataaatattcataaccAAAGGCAGTACAGACATGATTATTTGGTCTTTATCCATTATTTccaatattttttcataaaatataagGTTAGCAGACTCCAGCAAGTTCTGTCTTCTGAGTAAACATGATAGCACCATCCACAGACCATCATTGTTACACAAATTTGCCCTGAGGTTGTAGATTAGTACACTACTCCTGGCTGAATGTCTTCCTGTACTCACAGATCATTCCTCAAAGACAAAGGTATTTTGTTATTAGGAAAGTTATCATTATAATATTGGTGATGATTTCTAAAGAGTCTATCTTGGAGAGGGTTAATTTCAACAGTAGATGGGGCTGTTGTCACTATAATGAGGTCTGATCAGGTCCAAGTCTCCAGTAACATTCACTATAGTATGTAATTCTCACTCATTAAATCAGGATTCATTAATCAGtaagtcattcattttttatgagCCTTTTCCAAATACTTCTTCAACTTTCACTAACATTTCATGCATGATAAAAACTCCTAAAATAAGATAACACATCATTGTAGTGAATGGCAGTAAATGTCTTACAATAAAGTACATCCAAGATTCATATTGGACCATGACATGAGTGCATTTAAGAGAATTTAAGTGATGATTAAAGATGAAATACCTGTCAGAAAGCTGGCCTGAGATTAGGGATCCAACAAGGTATCCCACAAAGAGACTCGAGGATGCAAAAGGAACTTTCCACTGGTTGTCACAAACAAGGTCCCACTGTGAAAAGATATGaattacatacattttcatacgaaaagaaaaactgaaaactttcAGAACTGACATTTTCTCATAACTAACActtaatacacaaaacacacatgcacattattGATACTGACCTCAGTGACTATGTTGGATTGGTAGATTTCTTTACTGTAGTTCCATCCGTCTAAACATCCCTCCCGCTCCAGGTTACTGAGGTTGACATCCCTTCCAGGAATGTACCCCTCAGCAGAAAGATTTCTAACCACATCCAGCTTGTATCTGTTGCACTGGCTCTGCACCGCTTCACCATCCACTATCGTGACGGGAATGATGGCATTTCTCCACTCCTCGGTCAGGTTGACGTCTGGAATGAGACAGTGATGTTTCGGAGCTGCCCCAACAAAGACTATGTAAAGTCCGTTGAATCCAGTTGATACAAAAACTGTGTTCAGAAGGAAGAATGTGGTCCAGAAGTAAGGACCTGTCTGTCCAAGAAATGCAGTGTCTTCATCATAGTCACCCATTCTTTATAAAAATGTCCCTCTGCTCTTGAGGGAGAAAAAATGTCCTCTGAAATTCTTTAGGGTATAAGACGTATCCTTCTTAAAGTCTTCAGCTTGAGATCAGTGGTAATGCTGTGCTCTCTGTGGAGCAGAGTGAGCAGGTCCCTCAGTGGGACAGAGTCACAACTGAAAAACTTCAGTTTCCAGTCCTGAGAGAGTATTAAACCTCCTTTCAAGGCGATAGCTTTTTCATCCCAGAGAGAAAAACTCAGTAAACAAGCAGACAGGGAGACAATTTATCTGAGATTAGTGATTGAGAGACCTCTTACTCactgatttaatttgatttgatgaaAGTAAAATTATCAAAAGCGTCAAAGTGGCCAATCCATCTGCCCAGCCCCCGCACCGCTGTGGTCAAAGTGGTATTTTCTCTAGACAACATTCCACACTTTTAAATACCCCAAAGAACTGCACGTGCCTGTACTCTAAATGTTGCTAAGTAGCATTAAGACTCCCGTTGGACTATTTTTAAGCCACAGTGTAGAGGCAAGCATGGCTTTTTGTAAAGTTTAGCAGAGCTAAAATTGTAGCAATCATGTGGCTTTGAACTGAAATTTTGCACTTTATTAAAAGTAAACTGTTAAAATGCcctgtttataaaaaaaaaaatacacttaattttATAGTAACACTTGTAGTATGTCATATGTTTACTTGtatactgatatttttatatgtatatttctactgaaaatacatttttatttcccttttatttaTCATAGATTTTGGTCTACTGTGCTCCACAATCTATAAATGCAGGCAGTCCTCATTGGACAGCTTCTGAAGCCACAGAGTGatacttttaatttgtttaatcagtACTCACATAAACTTCCTTTAAGGAAGATAATCAGGAGTGTTTAATGTGAGCttacaaatgcaaatgtttttttctgcttcttttgcAAGGCTGACATATTTTGTTTCCCACACAATGGTGATTCAGGACATTAATGTGTGATGAGATTAGGTCATTGTCATCTGTGGTCTTTTATCAGTGAACACACCCAACGGCTTTCAGAGACAACTAATCATCAAACCACAGATGGAACAATTACTCTAAAAATAGTATGAGAAGATGTTGCTTCCAGGTAGAGTTTCAGTGTAAACCGAAAGTGAAGATGCTCATATGCTACTGTACTGGAGGTTAAATATCTGAGTAAGTTACAGTATCCCATCGAGGTTTCTTGTAAGTGGATAATGAGCTTAAATGATTTATTCTAACCAAGTTATGATAATCACATGACAATCCAACAGCAGTTTACTTCTAAACCAAGTTAAGAGTGGATTTCCCAGTGCACAAAAAAGCAAGTAGCTTGCTACAGAGGAATGCAGTGAGGAAAATCCTAATTAATATAGGGAATGACCTCAGCTCCTTAGTCGGAGACACATTTATCTATCCTTTATGCTAATTTATTTCAGGAGGGATACTTGTCCAAGAAGATACAGAATGATAGCATTCATTTTAGGATGCAAAAATGTCCCCTTTGTGCCGGTAATATCTGGAGAAACAAGGATAAAACACTTAATCTGaaattgtttgtcattttctacACACATATGGTCAAGATTGTGCATATGCTACTATATATTTAGCTACTACTAAagttattctttattatttaatgtCACTGCAAGTTGATATTAAGTAAAAATCCTGgctcaaatatcttgtttgcTTAGTTTCCTTTGCATGCGATGAGGGAAACAATACATCCTCTCATTTTCACAAGCAGCCTGTACACCAGATTTTGAGACGATGAGAAGGTCATGGTTTACACAGTCATAGGCTTGTGTGTGAAGGaactttcctctcctttccagCACAAACAATACTTAAATACGAGGGTTTCTGTCTGGCATTTTGTTGTCTGCTTTGTGAGAGGGATGAAGTATCTAAGACTGGGGTGTTGTTAtactatatgtttttttcttgtagtataaaaaaatattaaaaactattgttattttatatcaGGATATGGAGAAACAAATCTCTGTCATCGTCAATGTCATCCCCTCCCTtacaactgaaactgaaactgaccTGAAGAAATTAACATAACTTTTTATGACTCACTTGCACTCTAAATTTGCTGATTGCCATGAACATAAACAATTTTATAACTAAATCTGTGAATCTAACCTGTGATCTAGTTGTTCCACTTAATTATTCTGATTTGGACGCATCTTAAATAATATAACACCAACTAAGTTGCTCATAACTGATCTGagtaaaactacatttttttaaaaatgattttctgtccTTCAGGTAGTCAACCCAACTTTCAAATATCTCTTATTTTGGCTTCACAGTTTATATCAGGTCATTGCTCTAACAAAGGGATGGCTCTCTTACATGACCCAtcacatgtttttaatcaaaaataataaattagtaTCTAAAAGTATGTGTGGAATCATTTATTTGAGTCAGGTGGTGTGCAGGTACGGTTTGCATTGTACAAAGTAACATGTGGCTGCTACCATGAAGTTGTGGCAAATACACAGAAACAATATGAAGGTAATTTCCCTGCTGCCTTAGAAAATAATGTTGACTGGATCATGACTgatcagtcatttaaaaagcaaatgaagGCCTATGTTGGAAGTTTATGGTTTAGAGGTATGCATTTCTTCTTTGATATTTTACTGCTAgttgttaaaggaatagttttgggaaatactttTATTTGCGTTCTGgtggagagttagatgagaaaattgataccactcttgtAGCTGCCTGTTAAATATATGGCTACAGTCAGTAGCCCGGTTAGCCACTGCTGTTAATATGTTATATCTCGcttgtttaatttgtaaaaaactaaggtgtaaaaatgtcaatatgCCTTTTTATGGGGGGTTAAGCACTCTGTTTCTTGGCTAGAAGCAGTAACTTCCTGAAGTCTCCTCTGGTTGCCTGGGAACTGCTTAGAGTCAAGAAATAGTCTCATCAATAAGCCCCATAAAACGACAAATTGTTGTTTCTACCCTTcagtttttgtatggattaaacaaattaaatataaagtGTCAAATAGTgagttttatagtttttggacagagttttcagtctttgtgctaagatAAGCTAACAAGCTGTTGACTTGATATTTACCAGACAGACCTAAGAGTGATATCATGAAGATTAACTCTGCCAAATAACACACATTTCCAaaaacttatcctttaatgtatCATATAAT
Proteins encoded in this region:
- the slc22a5 gene encoding solute carrier family 22 member 5; protein product: MGDYDEDTAFLGQTGPYFWTTFFLLNTVFVSTGFNGLYIVFVGAAPKHHCLIPDVNLTEEWRNAIIPVTIVDGEAVQSQCNRYKLDVVRNLSAEGYIPGRDVNLSNLEREGCLDGWNYSKEIYQSNIVTEWDLVCDNQWKVPFASSSLFVGYLVGSLISGQLSDRFGRKKVVFISLGAQCVSVVLQSFSHSWRMFCIMFLFVGASQISIYISAFVLGTELLSKTMRVLFTTLGAFLFYCIGYMTLPWIAYGIREWRTLLAVLSATSVVYIPLWWFIPESPRWLITQGRVTEAEVIVREAARKNKVEAPPVIFKESELQTMSPSRTYTMLDILRSKNIRCITLMCLVLWMAINIGYFGLSLNTSNLSGNPFMNCFLSATTEVPAYVVSTWLLKKCPRRALLSSFLVIGGGVLLLIQFIPDTLQYVALALEMTGKFGFTMAFSIVYIYTAEIYPTVLRNVGMGMCSSAARIGSITAPYVIYLGTYNKVLPYILMGSLTIASSVVNFFLPETLNKDLPETVEQMQECQGLCSGAKKKKYVENGGSVNPPIQCEAKSDV